The following coding sequences lie in one Haematobia irritans isolate KBUSLIRL chromosome 3, ASM5000362v1, whole genome shotgun sequence genomic window:
- the moody gene encoding G-protein coupled receptor moody isoform X1, which yields MVKFMSTDAVYDSIAATTDENMAAEVVETFSPSMLTFAAIMTLLIMIVGIFGNFLTVAALIKCPKVRNVAAAFIMSLCIADLLFCAFVLPFSAFRFIEGSWKPREALCKMIPFIQYGNIGVSLLCIAMITINRYVMIAHHNSYGKIYKRHWIAAMIVFCWVFSYGMQLPTLVGAWGTFAYDEKLGTCSIREDDHGHSSKTTLFITAFVIPCIIIIACYTKIFWVVHKSEQRLKRHANKQNSIPNNLRPPPSATSNVETANIHSRVSSSSSFSTDVKQESIQKQSTTRIKDQREVRAKRNEWRITKMVLAIFLSFVICYLPITIAKVADQNVDHPNLHILSYIMLYMSACLNPIIYVIMNKQYRKAYRTVIMCEPSRLIPFGKHGNGANGGGSSAAEKWKDTGLSHNHSRTIVSQMSTVDQPNTSCSSSAQVSVMELTAAKTSTPTSDSTASMKESVSVLTEASVPIQSVDEIPQTPEVTKSDQSSPNQSPEKLSTSPNPTTNNNNTLKHRPVKEMNRIALVGGDIILEEEEEDEESTHTVPAQKMENHMEPLSTNPTVPQLPHLSTAAPTTIAPARPVPVYVNASVLHQKKNPSYGQNINATPDNKNSSKQLLTKTTNLKDST from the exons aTTTTCACCATCTATGCTAACATTTGCTGCCATCATGACCCTGCTCATAATGATAGTCGGcatatttggtaattttttgacaGTGGCagctttgataaaatgccccaaagtTCGAAATGTTGCAGCTGCATTTATTATGAG CTTGTGCATCGCCGATTTATTATTCTGTGCTTTTGTCCTGCCATTTAGTGCATTTCGTTTTATTGAAGGTAGTTGGAAGCCTCGAGAAGCTCTTTGCAAGATGATTCCATTTATACAGTATGGCAACATCGGTGTTTCTCTACTATGCATTGCTATGATCACCATTAACAG ATATGTTATGATAGCCCATCATAACTCCTATGGGAAAATATATAAACGTCATTGGATTGCAGCAATGATTGTATTCTGTTGGGTCTTTTCGTACGGTATGCAATTGCCTACTCTGGTTGGTGCATGGGGTACATTTGCCTATGATGAAAAATTGGGCACATGTTCCATACGAGAAGATGATCATGGCCATAGCAGTAAAACCACACTATTCATAACAGCCTTTGTGATACCTTGCATCATAATTATAGCCTGTTATACAAAGATCTTTTGGGTGGTGCACAAATCGGAGCAACGTCTGAAACGCCATGCAAATAAGCAAAACTCTATACCGAATAATCTGAGACCTCCACCTTCGGCTACCAGCAATGTGGAAACCGCGAATATCCACAGTAGAGTGTCATCGAGTAGCAGTTTTTCCACAGACGTCAAACAGGAGTCTATACAAAAGCAATCTACCACACGCATTAAGGATCAACGTGAGGTGCGAGCAAAACGAAATGAGTGGCGTATCACCAAAATGGTTTTGGCCATATTCCTTAGTTTTGTCATCTGCTATTTGCCCATAACAATAGCAAAGGTCGCTGATCAGAATGTGGATCATCCCAATTTACATATTCTCAGCTATATAATGCTGTACATGTCGGCTTGTCTGAACCCTATCATTTATGTGATTATGAATAAACAATATCGAAAGGCCTATAGGACGGTGATTATGTGTGAGCCTTCACGTTTAATACCGTTTGGGAAGCATGGAAATGGTGCCAATGGCGGTGGTAGTAGTGCTGCAG AGAAATGGAAAGATACAGGATTGAGCCACAACCACAGTCGCACTATTGTGTCGCAAATGTCAACAGTGGACCAGCCAAATACCAGTTGCAGCAGTTCCGCCCAAGTGTCAGTTATGGAATTGACAGCAGCCAAAACAAGTACGCCTACGAGCGACAGTACAGCAAGTATGAAGGAGTCAGTGTCAGTGCTGACGGAGGCATCGGTCCCAATCCAAAGCGTGGACGAAATACCACAAACACCAGAGGTAACGAAGAGCGATCAATCTTCACCAAACCAGAGCCCAGAGAAGCTAAGCACCAGTCCCAACCCgaccaccaacaacaacaacaccctaAAACATCGACCAGTCAAAGAGATGAATCGCATAGCCCTGGTGGGCGGAGATATCATTTTGGAAGAGGAGGAGGAGGACGAGGAGTCGACGCATACAGTGCCAGCACAGAAGATGGAGAATCATATGGAGCCATTGTCCACAAATCCAACCGTCCCACAACTTCCCCACCTATCAACAGCAGCTCCAACCACAATAGCACCAGCACGACCCGTGCCAGTGTACGTGAACGCCAGTGTATTGCACCAGAAGAAAAACCCATCCTATGGTCAAAACATAAACGCCACTCCAGATAATAAGAACTCCAGCAAACAACTCCTTACCAAAACAACTAATCTAAAAGACTCCACCTAA
- the moody gene encoding G-protein coupled receptor moody isoform X2, translating into MSTDAVYDSIAATTDENMAAEVVETFSPSMLTFAAIMTLLIMIVGIFGNFLTVAALIKCPKVRNVAAAFIMSLCIADLLFCAFVLPFSAFRFIEGSWKPREALCKMIPFIQYGNIGVSLLCIAMITINRYVMIAHHNSYGKIYKRHWIAAMIVFCWVFSYGMQLPTLVGAWGTFAYDEKLGTCSIREDDHGHSSKTTLFITAFVIPCIIIIACYTKIFWVVHKSEQRLKRHANKQNSIPNNLRPPPSATSNVETANIHSRVSSSSSFSTDVKQESIQKQSTTRIKDQREVRAKRNEWRITKMVLAIFLSFVICYLPITIAKVADQNVDHPNLHILSYIMLYMSACLNPIIYVIMNKQYRKAYRTVIMCEPSRLIPFGKHGNGANGGGSSAAEKWKDTGLSHNHSRTIVSQMSTVDQPNTSCSSSAQVSVMELTAAKTSTPTSDSTASMKESVSVLTEASVPIQSVDEIPQTPEVTKSDQSSPNQSPEKLSTSPNPTTNNNNTLKHRPVKEMNRIALVGGDIILEEEEEDEESTHTVPAQKMENHMEPLSTNPTVPQLPHLSTAAPTTIAPARPVPVYVNASVLHQKKNPSYGQNINATPDNKNSSKQLLTKTTNLKDST; encoded by the exons aTTTTCACCATCTATGCTAACATTTGCTGCCATCATGACCCTGCTCATAATGATAGTCGGcatatttggtaattttttgacaGTGGCagctttgataaaatgccccaaagtTCGAAATGTTGCAGCTGCATTTATTATGAG CTTGTGCATCGCCGATTTATTATTCTGTGCTTTTGTCCTGCCATTTAGTGCATTTCGTTTTATTGAAGGTAGTTGGAAGCCTCGAGAAGCTCTTTGCAAGATGATTCCATTTATACAGTATGGCAACATCGGTGTTTCTCTACTATGCATTGCTATGATCACCATTAACAG ATATGTTATGATAGCCCATCATAACTCCTATGGGAAAATATATAAACGTCATTGGATTGCAGCAATGATTGTATTCTGTTGGGTCTTTTCGTACGGTATGCAATTGCCTACTCTGGTTGGTGCATGGGGTACATTTGCCTATGATGAAAAATTGGGCACATGTTCCATACGAGAAGATGATCATGGCCATAGCAGTAAAACCACACTATTCATAACAGCCTTTGTGATACCTTGCATCATAATTATAGCCTGTTATACAAAGATCTTTTGGGTGGTGCACAAATCGGAGCAACGTCTGAAACGCCATGCAAATAAGCAAAACTCTATACCGAATAATCTGAGACCTCCACCTTCGGCTACCAGCAATGTGGAAACCGCGAATATCCACAGTAGAGTGTCATCGAGTAGCAGTTTTTCCACAGACGTCAAACAGGAGTCTATACAAAAGCAATCTACCACACGCATTAAGGATCAACGTGAGGTGCGAGCAAAACGAAATGAGTGGCGTATCACCAAAATGGTTTTGGCCATATTCCTTAGTTTTGTCATCTGCTATTTGCCCATAACAATAGCAAAGGTCGCTGATCAGAATGTGGATCATCCCAATTTACATATTCTCAGCTATATAATGCTGTACATGTCGGCTTGTCTGAACCCTATCATTTATGTGATTATGAATAAACAATATCGAAAGGCCTATAGGACGGTGATTATGTGTGAGCCTTCACGTTTAATACCGTTTGGGAAGCATGGAAATGGTGCCAATGGCGGTGGTAGTAGTGCTGCAG AGAAATGGAAAGATACAGGATTGAGCCACAACCACAGTCGCACTATTGTGTCGCAAATGTCAACAGTGGACCAGCCAAATACCAGTTGCAGCAGTTCCGCCCAAGTGTCAGTTATGGAATTGACAGCAGCCAAAACAAGTACGCCTACGAGCGACAGTACAGCAAGTATGAAGGAGTCAGTGTCAGTGCTGACGGAGGCATCGGTCCCAATCCAAAGCGTGGACGAAATACCACAAACACCAGAGGTAACGAAGAGCGATCAATCTTCACCAAACCAGAGCCCAGAGAAGCTAAGCACCAGTCCCAACCCgaccaccaacaacaacaacaccctaAAACATCGACCAGTCAAAGAGATGAATCGCATAGCCCTGGTGGGCGGAGATATCATTTTGGAAGAGGAGGAGGAGGACGAGGAGTCGACGCATACAGTGCCAGCACAGAAGATGGAGAATCATATGGAGCCATTGTCCACAAATCCAACCGTCCCACAACTTCCCCACCTATCAACAGCAGCTCCAACCACAATAGCACCAGCACGACCCGTGCCAGTGTACGTGAACGCCAGTGTATTGCACCAGAAGAAAAACCCATCCTATGGTCAAAACATAAACGCCACTCCAGATAATAAGAACTCCAGCAAACAACTCCTTACCAAAACAACTAATCTAAAAGACTCCACCTAA